From Bradysia coprophila strain Holo2 unplaced genomic scaffold, BU_Bcop_v1 contig_324, whole genome shotgun sequence, the proteins below share one genomic window:
- the LOC119079475 gene encoding DBH-like monooxygenase protein 1 homolog — MSIRKIVFVYLAIACASCLSDTLKRSLILDNNGKFSAEWEVDLDTEIIVFSVDVETTGYVGFGISMNPSMAGADIVIGGVRNGQAYFDDYHAPANGFPSRDVSQDWELISATESDGRTQLKFSRKLNTCDEVGDVPITDDTQYIIWAIGDTDDVGYHGADPNKRGPRINNLLDAPSPAADLTQYDIFQIRRNHNLLPQDTSYWCTVHRAPDFNGTKHHVVAFNVTLTSELSIKHTHHLVLYSCVPPDGQTTEYFEQFLGHPGGECFEQNPVIPAPYCKSVLYIWAVGGEMLVLPEMTGYPIGDTGRQEYLMFEVHIDNPGLETGNFETGIDLFYTSNLREVDAAVFGIAHEVNHLQIVPPRTDDFINIGHCSAECTRALIPEEGMNLINVMFHAHKAGKRMKTRIIRDGVELPWLAVDMHYNFDYQANRPFQEYRRIFPGDHIITECTYDTTSRPNVTIGGHPSMYEMCQTWFWHYPKGIIYCDSSAQPDLNELFGIEEYEPSRFDDEPILTKPESIAGRRFSDHLNTCDWTDDLKNRLQQQLRYGDHTTRCVGALRPVVYPEIRQEYVEENVCENDDDDDDDDDDDDDNDNDDDDDSGSNSINTKFTLMLVFSALVTLFVTKLNHF; from the exons ATGtcaattagaaaaattgtgtttgtcTATCTCGCAATAGCATGTGCGAGTTGCTTAAGTGACACGCTGAAGCGGTCCCTGATTTTGGAcaataatggaaaattttcggCTGAATGGGAAGTGGATTTAGACACCGAAATTATTGTGTTTAGTGTAGATGTAGAGACGACCGGTTATGTGGGATTTGGTATATCAATGAATCCGAGTATGGCAGGAGCGGATATTGTTATTGGTGGTGTCAGGAATGGTCAAGCGTACTTCGAT GACTATCATGCGCCTGCGAATGGTTTTCCTAGCCGTGATGTATCCCAAGATTGGGAATTAATTAGTGCAACTGAATCCGATGGTCGTACCCAATTGAAATTCTCAAGGAAGTTGAATACATGTGATGAAGTTGGAGATGTACCAATAACA GACGATACACAATATATTATTTGGGCTATTGGTGACACAGACGACGTAGGCTATCACGGTGCAGATCCCAATAAAAGAGGACCAAGAATAAATAACTTACTAGATGCTCCCTCACCAGCCGCTGACTTAACACA GTACGACATTTTCCAGATCAGAcgaaatcacaaccttttacCACAGGATACTTCATACTGGTGCACAGTTCACAGAGCACCGGATTTCAATGGAACTAAGCACCATGTAGTTGCG ttTAATGTTACGCTTACATCTGAGTTGTCAATCAAGCATACACATCACCTCGTCCTTTATAGTTGTGTTCCGCCAGATGGTCAAACGACCGAATACttcgaacaatttttgggTCATCCTGGTGGCGAATGCTTTGAGCAAAATCCAGTCATTCCAGCACCATATTGCAAATCTGTTCTCTACATATGGGCAGTTGGCGGAGAAATGCTTGTATTGCCTGAAATGACGGGCTATCCCATTGGTGATACCGGTCGTCAGGAATATTTGATGTTCGAAGTTCATATTGACAATCCTGGACTGGAGACGGGAAATTTCGAAACGGGAATCGATTTGTTCTATACAAGCAATTTGAGAGAAGTGGATGCCGCTGTATTCGGCATTGCACATGAAGTGAATCACCTACAAATCGTGCCACCGAGAACCGATGACTTCATTAATATTGGACACTGTTCGGCGGAATGCACTAGAGCGCTTATTCCCGAAGAAGGAATGAATCTTATCAACGTTATGTTCCATGCTCACAAGGCTGGCAAGAGAATGAAAACGAGAATCATTCGGGATGGGGTTGAGTTGCCTTGGTTAGCCGTTGATATGCATTACAATTTCGATTATCAAGCAAACAGGCCCTTCCAGGAGTATCGAAGAATATTCCCGGGAGATCACATTATTACCG AATGCACTTATGACACGACATCCAGACCAAACGTTACAATTGGTGGACACCCatcaatgtatgaaat GTGTCAAACCTGGTTCTGGCATTATCCAAAGGGGATTATCTATTGTGATTCATCAGCTCAGCCCGATTTGAATGAATTATTCGGAATCGAGGAATACGAGCC ATCGCGGTTCGATGATGAACCAATTCTGACGAAACCAGAGTCAATTGCTGGAAGGAGATTTTCCGATCATTTGAACACTTGTGACTGGACGGACGATTTGAAGAATCGACTTCAGCAGCAATTGAGATATGGGGATCATACAACTAGATGCGTTGGCGCTCTCAGACCGGTAGTGTATCCGGAAATAAGACAAGAGTATGTTGAAGAGAatgtttgtgaaaatgacgacgacgacgacgatgatgatgatgatgatgatgacaacGACAACGACGATGATGACGATAGCGGCTCCAATAGCATCAATACAAAATTCACTCTGATGCTTGTGTTTTCTGCGCTAGTCACACTCTTTGTTACAAAGTTGAACCATTTCTAA
- the LOC119079471 gene encoding protein pangolin, isoforms A/H/I/S isoform X2 — translation MMEHNEPLNLSIKKRPIAVVPPSSTSLNNISGPQPIANISDDFFNIKSSGSPSPDHDGVQSRAANSPATATSVSFASSALRTHSPDPQPQNLLSPANRTNFLYPLASPTLLSESTSSGNQSGLSYDETMTTYLNQQQSLDIAKIHLERYLKLTNQYLQSTAESKMTPNETINHLIRTNILTNKIAANNLISIINKLLEQNIMSEYYYKHAATFCQPNNELFGTEDTAEDGGEADDQNDEGNDVIYAINSYHQAKYGITSGGSLMPPETVTSSKKKSNLNAVSSHKYSALNSNLLSRSNERNTLDHQKNSPGIQSDKQDSANEKKKPHIKKPLNAFMLYMKEMRAKVVAECTLKESAAINQILGRRWHALGREEQAKYYELARRERQLHMQMYPDWSSRTNASRGKKRKRKQDPNDGGNNMKKCRARFGLDQQNQWCKPCRRKKKCIRYMESEGDEGGDLDNHVSDDNLGSCGSVDDAKTPEDDTESLNQSLSSPGCGSVLSSLQSPSASLASPLNLLASPLTPQGIIHNTDHQSMYVDSQSSQSSHQQQKKLNNNNNMNSNSSVVPTSTTSTATSTSDSALLHHNHMNQTLERMSPLPRPPSDSTSLFDIKPNIKIEPGLLGSLPASSRKLGKIHLPNPSLQQHRDQHSLSQSQHNQQHLLPHPEMFFEKATRNPVGVNPQDINNPLSINQLTKPVYVNHHSPIHPQHHHLINIGSPLSPASTSSSSSLVTSLHQSLPLSTSASQHQQHQNAMRQHLHHNMNFTTPSLPVTNSHHPQHPHSHHHHLSHHLQHLAPSLSHGYPMSPAATISSSQIPPPQGVSAATGHHRGGDDGCAISVT, via the exons ATGATGGAACACAATGAACCGCtcaatttatcgataaaaaagcGACCAATTGCTGTTGTTCCTCCTTCGTCGACATCgttaaataatatttctgGACCTCAACCGATCGCAAACATTTCCGATGACTTCTTCAACATCAAATCCAGTGGATCGCCGTCGCCAGATCATGATGGGGTACAGTCTCGAGCAGCGAATTCGCCCGCCACGGCAACATCAGTCTCGTTCGCTTCGTCAGCACTACGGACTCATTCGCCCGATCCGCAACCGCAAAATCTACTATCACCAGCCAACCGAACCAATTTCCTCTATCCTCTGGCATCACCAACACTACTGTCAGAGTCGACTTCATCTGGTAATCAATCGGGGCTTTCGTATGACGAAACGATGACAACCTACCTCAATCAGCAACAATCGCTTGACATTGCCAAAATCCATTTGGAACGCTACCTTAAGCTAACCAATCAGTATTTACAATCAACGGCTGAATCGAAAATGACGCCCAACGAAACAATCAACCACTTGATCCGCACCAACATACTGACCAATAAAATTGCGGCGAATAATCTCATTTCGATCATCAATAAATTGCTGGAGCAAAATATTATGTCGGAATATTACTACAAGCATGCAGCGACATTCTGTCAGCCCAACAATGAACTATTTGGCACAGAAGATACAGCGGAAGATGGTGGGGAAGCTGACGATCAGAATGATGAGGGAAATGATGTAATTTATGCGATTAATTCATATCATCAAGCAAAATATGGCATAACTAGTGGTGGTAGTTTAATGCCACCGGAAACTGTAACATCGTCCAAGAAAAAATCTAACTTAAATGCCGTCTCTTCACACAAATACTCGGCTCTTAATTCCAATCTGTTGAGCAGAAGTAATGAGAG GAACACATTAgatcaccaaaaaaattcGCCGGGTATCCAGTCCGACAAGCAAGACAGTGCCAATGAAAAGAAGAAACCACATATCAAGAAACCACTAAATGCATTTATGTTGTATATGAAGGAGATGCGGGCCAAAGTGGTGGCCGAATGTACGCTTAAAGAATCAGCAGCCATTAACCAAATATTGGGCCGAAGG TGGCATGCACTTGGCCGTGAAGAGCAAGCAAAATATTACGAACTCGCAAGACGCGAGCGACAATTACATATGCAAATGTACCCGGACTGGAGTTCTCGTACAAATGCATCTCGTGGCAAGAAGAGGAAACGAAAACAAGATCCAAACGATGGAG GCAACAATATGAAGAAGTGTCGTGCCAGGTTCGGTttggatcaacaaaatcaatGGTGTAAACCTTGCAG ACGCAAGAAGAAATGCATTCGCTACATGGAATCTGAAGGCGATGAGGGAGGCGATCTCGATAACCATGTCAGCGACGACAATTTGGGCAGTTGCGGAAGTGTTGATGACGCCAAGACACCTGAAGATGACACAGAATCACTGAACCAATCACTATCCTCACCCGGTTGTGGTAGTGTTCTATCGAGTTTACAGTCACCGTCTGCAAGTTTAGCGAGTCCATTGAATCTGCTGGCAAGTCCGTTAACTCCACAGGGCATTATTCACAACACAGATCACCAATCAATGTATGTGGACAGTCAATCGAGTCAATCGTCACACCAGcaacaaaagaaattgaacaacaacaacaacatgaaTAGTAATAGTTCCGTTGTGCCAACGTCGACGACATCGACAGCAACATCGACGAGTGATTCAGCGCTTCTACATCATAACCATATGAATCAAACGCTGGAAAGGATGTCGCCACTACCTCGACCACCATCTGATTCAACGTCTTTGTTTGATATTAAGccaaatattaaaattgagCCGGGTCTTTTAGGATCGTTGCCGGCTTCGTCGAGAAAATTAGGGAAGATTCATTTGCCAAATCCATCACTGCAGCAACACCGCGACCAGCATTCGTTGTCACAGTCACAGCATAATCAACAACACTTGCTGCCTCATCCcgaaatgtttttcgaaaaagCGACACGAAATCCAGTTGGCGTGAATCCACAAGACATAAACAATCCGTTGAGCATTAATCAACTAACGAAACCAGTTTACGTTAACCACCATTCGCCGATCCACCCGCAGCACCACCACCTAATTAATATCGGCAGCCCGTTGTCGCCCGCATCGACATCATCGAGTTCATCACTGGTAACATCACTGCATCAAAGCCTACCACTATCCACATCAGCATCACAACACCAGCAGCATCAAAATGCCATGCGACAACATCTGCATCACAATATGAACTTTACCACACCATCCCTACCAGTGACAAACTCTCATCATCCACAACATCCACACAGTCACCATCATCATCTAAGTCATCATTTACAGCACCTGGCGCCGTCATTATCGCACGGCTACCCAATGTCACCGGCAGCAACGATATCTTCATCACAAATTCCACCTCCCCAAGGAGTTTCAGCCGCAACTGGCCACCATCGTGGCGGTGACGATGGATGCGCTATCAGTGTGACGTAA
- the LOC119079471 gene encoding protein pangolin, isoforms A/H/I/S isoform X1, translating into MMEHNEPLNLSIKKRPIAVVPPSSTSLNNISGPQPIANISDDFFNIKSSGSPSPDHDGVQSRAANSPATATSVSFASSALRTHSPDPQPQNLLSPANRTNFLYPLASPTLLSESTSSGNQSGLSYDETMTTYLNQQQSLDIAKIHLERYLKLTNQYLQSTAESKMTPNETINHLIRTNILTNKIAANNLISIINKLLEQNIMSEYYYKHAATFCQPNNELFGTEDTAEDGGEADDQNDEGNDVIYAINSYHQAKYGITSGGSLMPPETVTSSKKKSNLNAVSSHKYSALNSNLLSRSNERNTLDHQKNSPGIQSDKQDSANEKKKPHIKKPLNAFMLYMKEMRAKVVAECTLKESAAINQILGRRWHSLNRDEQSKYYEKARQERQLHMELYPGWSARDNYGYVSKKKKRKKDRSPADSGGNNMKKCRARFGLDQQNQWCKPCRRKKKCIRYMESEGDEGGDLDNHVSDDNLGSCGSVDDAKTPEDDTESLNQSLSSPGCGSVLSSLQSPSASLASPLNLLASPLTPQGIIHNTDHQSMYVDSQSSQSSHQQQKKLNNNNNMNSNSSVVPTSTTSTATSTSDSALLHHNHMNQTLERMSPLPRPPSDSTSLFDIKPNIKIEPGLLGSLPASSRKLGKIHLPNPSLQQHRDQHSLSQSQHNQQHLLPHPEMFFEKATRNPVGVNPQDINNPLSINQLTKPVYVNHHSPIHPQHHHLINIGSPLSPASTSSSSSLVTSLHQSLPLSTSASQHQQHQNAMRQHLHHNMNFTTPSLPVTNSHHPQHPHSHHHHLSHHLQHLAPSLSHGYPMSPAATISSSQIPPPQGVSAATGHHRGGDDGCAISVT; encoded by the exons ATGATGGAACACAATGAACCGCtcaatttatcgataaaaaagcGACCAATTGCTGTTGTTCCTCCTTCGTCGACATCgttaaataatatttctgGACCTCAACCGATCGCAAACATTTCCGATGACTTCTTCAACATCAAATCCAGTGGATCGCCGTCGCCAGATCATGATGGGGTACAGTCTCGAGCAGCGAATTCGCCCGCCACGGCAACATCAGTCTCGTTCGCTTCGTCAGCACTACGGACTCATTCGCCCGATCCGCAACCGCAAAATCTACTATCACCAGCCAACCGAACCAATTTCCTCTATCCTCTGGCATCACCAACACTACTGTCAGAGTCGACTTCATCTGGTAATCAATCGGGGCTTTCGTATGACGAAACGATGACAACCTACCTCAATCAGCAACAATCGCTTGACATTGCCAAAATCCATTTGGAACGCTACCTTAAGCTAACCAATCAGTATTTACAATCAACGGCTGAATCGAAAATGACGCCCAACGAAACAATCAACCACTTGATCCGCACCAACATACTGACCAATAAAATTGCGGCGAATAATCTCATTTCGATCATCAATAAATTGCTGGAGCAAAATATTATGTCGGAATATTACTACAAGCATGCAGCGACATTCTGTCAGCCCAACAATGAACTATTTGGCACAGAAGATACAGCGGAAGATGGTGGGGAAGCTGACGATCAGAATGATGAGGGAAATGATGTAATTTATGCGATTAATTCATATCATCAAGCAAAATATGGCATAACTAGTGGTGGTAGTTTAATGCCACCGGAAACTGTAACATCGTCCAAGAAAAAATCTAACTTAAATGCCGTCTCTTCACACAAATACTCGGCTCTTAATTCCAATCTGTTGAGCAGAAGTAATGAGAG GAACACATTAgatcaccaaaaaaattcGCCGGGTATCCAGTCCGACAAGCAAGACAGTGCCAATGAAAAGAAGAAACCACATATCAAGAAACCACTAAATGCATTTATGTTGTATATGAAGGAGATGCGGGCCAAAGTGGTGGCCGAATGTACGCTTAAAGAATCAGCAGCCATTAACCAAATATTGGGCCGAAGG TGGCATTCACTAAACCGAGACGAACAGAGTAAATACTATGAAAAAGCTCGACAAGAACGTCAATTGCACATGGAATTATATCCGGGGTGGAGCGCGCGTGACAACTATGGTTATGtttcaaaaaagaagaaacgtAAAAAAGACAGATCGCCCGCGGATTCGGGAG GCAACAATATGAAGAAGTGTCGTGCCAGGTTCGGTttggatcaacaaaatcaatGGTGTAAACCTTGCAG ACGCAAGAAGAAATGCATTCGCTACATGGAATCTGAAGGCGATGAGGGAGGCGATCTCGATAACCATGTCAGCGACGACAATTTGGGCAGTTGCGGAAGTGTTGATGACGCCAAGACACCTGAAGATGACACAGAATCACTGAACCAATCACTATCCTCACCCGGTTGTGGTAGTGTTCTATCGAGTTTACAGTCACCGTCTGCAAGTTTAGCGAGTCCATTGAATCTGCTGGCAAGTCCGTTAACTCCACAGGGCATTATTCACAACACAGATCACCAATCAATGTATGTGGACAGTCAATCGAGTCAATCGTCACACCAGcaacaaaagaaattgaacaacaacaacaacatgaaTAGTAATAGTTCCGTTGTGCCAACGTCGACGACATCGACAGCAACATCGACGAGTGATTCAGCGCTTCTACATCATAACCATATGAATCAAACGCTGGAAAGGATGTCGCCACTACCTCGACCACCATCTGATTCAACGTCTTTGTTTGATATTAAGccaaatattaaaattgagCCGGGTCTTTTAGGATCGTTGCCGGCTTCGTCGAGAAAATTAGGGAAGATTCATTTGCCAAATCCATCACTGCAGCAACACCGCGACCAGCATTCGTTGTCACAGTCACAGCATAATCAACAACACTTGCTGCCTCATCCcgaaatgtttttcgaaaaagCGACACGAAATCCAGTTGGCGTGAATCCACAAGACATAAACAATCCGTTGAGCATTAATCAACTAACGAAACCAGTTTACGTTAACCACCATTCGCCGATCCACCCGCAGCACCACCACCTAATTAATATCGGCAGCCCGTTGTCGCCCGCATCGACATCATCGAGTTCATCACTGGTAACATCACTGCATCAAAGCCTACCACTATCCACATCAGCATCACAACACCAGCAGCATCAAAATGCCATGCGACAACATCTGCATCACAATATGAACTTTACCACACCATCCCTACCAGTGACAAACTCTCATCATCCACAACATCCACACAGTCACCATCATCATCTAAGTCATCATTTACAGCACCTGGCGCCGTCATTATCGCACGGCTACCCAATGTCACCGGCAGCAACGATATCTTCATCACAAATTCCACCTCCCCAAGGAGTTTCAGCCGCAACTGGCCACCATCGTGGCGGTGACGATGGATGCGCTATCAGTGTGACGTAA